A single Sphingomonas sp. OV641 DNA region contains:
- a CDS encoding caspase family protein, producing MPGATPTSPTSSIHSEPEATVRKALIVGIDHYEKIGNLSGCVNDAHSVKAMLERHADGTVNFATPKLLTGTGPGDLVDREELKAAVRELYADDADIALFYFAGHGFIEDTGGYLCTSDSRSGDDGLPLSDIMTLAANSGAKNKIIILDSCHSGAAGERPTHPAAEIRDGMTILTASTAEQYAMEVEGGGAGVFTSLFVDALGGAAANLLGDVTPGSVYAHIDQSLGPWKQRPVFKTNVKTFVSLRKAAPPIALTDLQALAKHFPTATYQFPLDPAFEPERSEEQKNDPSIPPPDPEKTAIFAVLQRYVRVNLVRPVDAPHMWHAAMGSKACELTVLGEHYRSLVESGLI from the coding sequence TTGCCTGGAGCGACGCCAACATCACCAACTTCATCGATTCACTCTGAGCCGGAGGCGACGGTGCGCAAGGCCCTGATCGTCGGTATCGACCATTACGAGAAAATCGGGAACCTCAGCGGGTGCGTGAACGACGCGCACTCGGTGAAGGCCATGCTCGAGCGCCACGCCGACGGCACCGTCAACTTCGCTACACCTAAGCTCCTGACCGGCACCGGTCCCGGCGATCTGGTCGATCGCGAGGAGCTGAAGGCGGCTGTCCGCGAACTCTATGCCGACGACGCGGACATCGCCCTGTTCTACTTCGCCGGGCATGGCTTCATCGAGGACACCGGCGGCTACCTCTGCACCAGCGACAGCCGCAGCGGCGACGATGGCCTGCCGCTTTCAGACATCATGACGCTCGCTGCCAATTCCGGGGCGAAGAACAAGATCATCATCCTCGATAGCTGCCATAGTGGCGCTGCCGGGGAACGTCCCACCCATCCCGCTGCGGAAATCCGCGACGGCATGACCATCCTCACAGCGTCCACCGCCGAGCAATATGCGATGGAGGTCGAAGGGGGCGGTGCCGGCGTGTTCACCAGCCTGTTCGTCGACGCGCTCGGCGGCGCCGCCGCCAACCTGCTGGGCGACGTCACGCCGGGCAGCGTCTATGCTCATATCGACCAGTCGCTTGGGCCGTGGAAGCAGCGCCCGGTGTTCAAGACGAATGTCAAAACCTTCGTGTCGCTGCGCAAGGCGGCACCCCCGATCGCGCTGACCGATCTTCAGGCGCTGGCGAAGCATTTTCCGACCGCCACTTACCAATTCCCTCTCGATCCGGCATTTGAGCCCGAGCGGTCGGAGGAGCAGAAGAACGACCCCTCCATTCCACCGCCGGACCCGGAGAAAACCGCGATATTCGCGGTGCTCCAACGGTATGTGAGGGTCAACCTCGTGCGCCCCGTCGATGCACCGCATATGTGGCACGCAGCGATGGGCAGCAAAGCCTGCGAGCTGACTGTATTGGGCGAGCATTATCGAAGTCTGGTGGAAAGCGGGCTGATCTAA
- a CDS encoding DUF3800 domain-containing protein has product MLYFAYLDEFGHIGPYVARDDPAYNDSPVFGLGGMILPYSSVRQFSTWFYQLKCNMLAWEIGQSGQHPATWEKKGSALFTSMNVEKYRQVRTAANRILNKIRASGGHVFYVGLEKNRPVAEFKAQALYLTVLGEAMKRLNQYADQNDADMVIVMDEHQDRDAILTRASQAMYGGPSPRRRIIEPPFQVESERYQTCQCADWLCGLVGRVGAYQARPDEWADMAWSQTYFQDRLDAASVRSSIRLQTAATEVETVEALPAVVDTGLAQPAPGNDDTPA; this is encoded by the coding sequence ATGCTGTATTTCGCTTATCTCGACGAGTTTGGCCACATCGGCCCGTATGTCGCGCGCGACGATCCCGCCTACAATGACAGTCCCGTTTTCGGGCTCGGGGGCATGATCCTCCCCTACTCATCCGTGCGGCAATTCTCGACCTGGTTCTACCAGCTCAAATGCAACATGCTGGCTTGGGAGATCGGGCAAAGCGGCCAGCATCCCGCGACATGGGAGAAGAAGGGCTCGGCCCTCTTCACCAGCATGAACGTCGAGAAATACCGGCAGGTTCGCACGGCGGCCAATCGCATCCTCAACAAGATCCGCGCAAGCGGCGGGCATGTCTTCTACGTTGGCCTCGAGAAGAACCGCCCCGTCGCGGAGTTTAAGGCGCAGGCGCTTTACCTCACGGTCCTGGGCGAGGCGATGAAGCGCCTCAACCAATATGCCGATCAGAACGACGCCGATATGGTCATCGTCATGGACGAGCATCAGGATCGCGACGCCATCCTGACTCGCGCGAGCCAAGCCATGTATGGTGGCCCCTCCCCCCGGCGTCGCATCATCGAGCCGCCCTTCCAAGTCGAGAGCGAACGCTACCAGACATGCCAGTGCGCCGACTGGCTATGTGGTCTGGTCGGCCGCGTCGGCGCCTATCAGGCGCGCCCCGACGAATGGGCTGACATGGCTTGGTCGCAGACCTACTTTCAGGACCGGCTCGACGCGGCATCGGTGCGAAGCTCGATCCGCCTGCAAACGGCCGCTACCGAGGTCGAAACGGTGGAAGCCCTACCCGCCGTCGTCGATACAGGTCTCGCACAGCCTGCACCGGGCAACGACGACACGCCGGCCTGA
- a CDS encoding TIR domain-containing protein, producing the protein MADKKVLFIAFAIEDERQRDFLKGQSLHPRQPFEFIDMSVKEPYDKDWKDRVRTRIKRSHGVIVLVSKNSAASTGQKWEIQCAQEEGKPIQGIYAYKDDRASIAGVSTVAWSDANITNFIDSL; encoded by the coding sequence ATGGCTGATAAGAAAGTGCTCTTCATCGCGTTCGCCATCGAGGATGAACGGCAGCGTGACTTCCTCAAAGGGCAGTCGCTCCATCCGCGGCAGCCATTCGAGTTTATCGATATGTCGGTGAAGGAGCCATACGACAAAGACTGGAAGGATCGTGTCCGCACGCGGATCAAGCGCTCGCATGGTGTGATCGTTCTGGTCAGCAAGAACTCGGCAGCCTCGACGGGCCAGAAGTGGGAAATCCAGTGCGCCCAGGAAGAGGGCAAGCCGATCCAAGGCATCTACGCCTATAAGGATGATCGCGCCTCGATCGCGGGCGTCAGCACCGTTGCCTGGAGCGACGCCAACATCACCAACTTCATCGATTCACTCTGA
- a CDS encoding ArdC family protein, with protein MGRITDNRADIYQEITDQMIAMIEAGTRPWSKSWNGSTAPTIPLRSTGVPYRGINVLTLWVAAMTKGYASPHWLTFKQALALGGCVRKGEKGSTVVYANKIEVNADSKAQEGAERGEDGKRQVAFLKRYTVFNAEQIDGIEAKYPAPLPVITATNPDQRDAELDTLFARVPVTLKHFGSQPYYQPSGDHVVMPQFADFHTSDDYYSTLAHELCHATGHVDRLARPSLISTKREDYAREELVAELGAAFVSATIGIKLHDREDHAAYLANWLQALRNDKKCIFTAARLAQDASDWLLSRMAVETAPELEAAA; from the coding sequence ATGGGACGGATCACCGACAACCGGGCCGACATCTATCAGGAAATCACCGATCAGATGATCGCCATGATCGAGGCGGGCACCCGGCCTTGGTCGAAATCGTGGAACGGCAGCACCGCACCCACCATCCCGCTGCGCTCGACGGGGGTTCCCTATCGCGGCATCAACGTCCTGACCCTTTGGGTTGCCGCCATGACGAAGGGCTATGCTTCCCCGCATTGGCTGACCTTCAAGCAGGCGCTCGCGCTCGGCGGCTGCGTCCGCAAGGGCGAGAAGGGCTCAACCGTCGTCTATGCCAACAAGATCGAGGTGAACGCCGACAGCAAGGCACAGGAGGGCGCAGAGCGAGGCGAGGATGGCAAGCGTCAGGTGGCGTTCCTCAAGCGCTACACCGTCTTCAATGCCGAGCAGATCGACGGCATCGAGGCGAAATATCCTGCCCCCTTGCCCGTCATCACCGCGACCAATCCCGACCAGCGCGACGCCGAACTGGACACGCTCTTTGCCCGCGTGCCCGTCACCCTCAAGCACTTCGGTTCCCAGCCCTATTATCAGCCGAGCGGCGATCATGTCGTCATGCCGCAGTTTGCCGACTTCCACACCAGCGACGACTATTATTCGACCCTAGCGCACGAGCTTTGCCATGCGACGGGGCACGTTGACCGCCTTGCCCGCCCCTCCCTCATTTCCACGAAGCGCGAGGACTATGCTCGCGAGGAACTGGTCGCCGAGCTTGGGGCCGCGTTCGTCAGCGCCACCATCGGCATCAAGCTCCACGATCGCGAGGACCACGCCGCCTATCTGGCGAACTGGCTTCAAGCGCTCCGCAACGACAAGAAGTGCATCTTCACCGCCGCACGGCTCGCGCAGGACGCGTCCGACTGGCTGTTGAGCCGCATGGCGGTCGAGACAGCGCCCGAACTGGAGGCGGCGGCGTGA
- a CDS encoding metal-sensing transcriptional repressor: MAHYDHSNHPAIIKRLNRATGHLKSIVGMIEEQRPCVDIAQQLQAVENAIASAKRALINDHIDHCLVHAEEGEGTKVAVEQFRAISKYW, from the coding sequence ATGGCCCATTACGATCATTCCAATCATCCCGCGATCATCAAGCGGCTCAACCGTGCGACCGGGCACCTGAAAAGCATCGTCGGGATGATCGAAGAGCAACGGCCGTGCGTCGATATCGCGCAGCAGCTTCAGGCGGTGGAGAACGCGATCGCCAGCGCCAAGCGCGCGCTCATCAACGATCATATCGATCACTGCTTGGTTCACGCCGAAGAGGGCGAGGGGACAAAGGTGGCGGTGGAGCAGTTCCGGGCGATATCCAAATACTGGTGA
- a CDS encoding manganese efflux pump MntP family protein: MTGLLTLGALGASLSVDAFAAAVGKGATNQRNRWRDALRVGAVFGFFEAITPAIGWAIGLALSTWIAAVDHWIAFFLLFGVGGHMIHAATKSDVDAGQRAQTGVWRLVVTALATSIDATAVGVSLAVMQVNILTACLIIGGITTVVATIGVMLGKHAGRYIGRYAEMLGGLTLILIGGTILYQHLTA; this comes from the coding sequence ATGACGGGTTTGCTAACGCTCGGCGCTCTTGGCGCCAGCTTGTCGGTCGACGCCTTCGCTGCGGCGGTGGGGAAGGGTGCGACCAATCAGCGCAATCGTTGGCGCGATGCCTTACGTGTCGGCGCCGTGTTCGGCTTCTTCGAGGCGATCACGCCGGCGATTGGCTGGGCGATCGGCCTGGCGCTGAGCACTTGGATCGCGGCAGTCGATCATTGGATAGCCTTCTTCCTGCTTTTCGGCGTCGGCGGGCATATGATCCATGCAGCGACGAAAAGCGACGTGGACGCGGGTCAGCGCGCTCAGACCGGCGTGTGGCGACTGGTCGTTACCGCGCTCGCCACCAGCATCGATGCAACGGCGGTGGGTGTCAGTCTCGCGGTCATGCAGGTCAATATCCTGACCGCGTGCCTCATCATTGGCGGGATCACCACGGTCGTCGCCACGATCGGCGTCATGCTCGGCAAGCACGCGGGACGGTATATCGGCCGCTATGCAGAGATGCTGGGCGGGCTGACGCTCATCCTCATCGGCGGCACGATCCTCTACCAGCACCTCACCGCCTGA